In the genome of Plasmodium chabaudi chabaudi strain AS genome assembly, chromosome: 6, one region contains:
- a CDS encoding fam-a protein, with amino-acid sequence MKAIPLGLISSIIFSIVLAKNSSESESTTGCFPLYRKKTKKNDKIDEPVEDTGYDPDIPDLQFIDEYYPTVMEICKIPKPIVGELFTSEDDDITVDEVTGFSRRKYDPLRIGRYFRPYEEAFEYRNSYIVIPFRDIHHYNEMAACGRALFHPAPPKIPEKLELPEKQELPEKQELPEKLELPEKQELPEKLELPEKQELPEKQELPEKLELPEKQELPEKQELPEKQELPEKQELPEKQEIPELPKIPEKQKLPVEQKLSAIYGEASNTLYKDTKELDEVASHSEDGENEEISEQNNHLLCTNPGEAIEAEKLMNEAIIHLEHHAADKDGYEFCKEYDFYSMVLYQKKHEGHIVQKLRLKYYNFNKYNDTINDVWYPGRGNSCNDRFVKRKIARMYNPNLVVIHQRYKDSAFGSWKYFYALAAKIEISEKKTIIVMTSANINDHNPSGKEYKNAIIESANSFKIDIDSEDDIRRGKLKKTFVNIAGYIIEKKLGYVDVTYVESIDGHSPTHLKRVIMKGLSCFFPIN; translated from the exons ATGAAGGCAATACCATTAGGGCTAATTTCCTCAATAATATTTAGTATAGTTTTAGCAAAAAACAGTTCGGAATCAGAGTCCACCACGGGTTGc tttccattatatagaaaaaaaacaaagaaaaaCGATAAAATAGATGAACCAGTTGAAGATACGGGTTATGACCCTGATATTCCAGATCTCCAATTTATAGATGAATACTATCCAACGGTAATGGAAATTTGCAAAATACCCAAACCTATAGTAGGTGAACTCTTTACTTCAGAAGACGATGATATTACCGTTGATGAAGTGACCGGATTTtcaagaagaaaatatgatCCTCTGAGGATAGGACGCTATTTTAGACCATATGAAGAAGCGTTTGAATATAGAAATAGTTATATTGTGATACCTTTTAGGGACATTCATCATTACAATGAAATGGCCGCATGTGGTAGAGCTTTATTCCACCCGGCACCACCTAAGATACCTGAAAAACTGGAATTACCTGAAAAACAGGAATTACCTGAAAAACAGGAATTACCTGAAAAACTGGAATTACCTGAAAAACAGGAATTACCTGAAAAACTGGAATTACCTGAAAAACAGGAATTACCTGAAAAACAGGAATTACCTGAAAAACTGGAATTACCTGAAAAACAGGAATTACCTGAAAAACAGGAATTACCTGAAAAACAGGAATTACCTGAAAAACAGGAATTACCTGAAAAACAGGAAATACCAGAATTACCTAAGATACctgaaaaacaaaaattgcCAGTAGAACAAAAGTTAAGTGCAATATATGGAGAAGCCTCAAATACGCTATATAAAGATACAAAAGAATTAGATGAAGTTGCATCACATAGCGAAGATGgagaaaatgaagaaatatCTGAACAGAACAATCACCTATTGTGTACCAATCCAGGAGAAGCAATAGAAGCGGAAAAACTTATGAACGAAGCTATAATACATTTAGAGCATCATGCTGCAGATAAAGATGGTTATGAATTCTGTAAAGAATATGATTTTTACAGTATGGttttatatcaaaaaaaacatgagGGTCATATAGTTCAAAAACTGagattaaaatattataatttcaaTAAG TATAATGATACAATAAACGACGTGTGGTATCCTGGTCGTGGCAATTCTTGCAATGATCGCTTTGTTAAAA GAAAAATTGCCCGTATGTACAATCCAAATTTAGTAGTAATACACCAACGTTACAAAGATTCGGCTTTTGGTAGctggaaatatttttatgctttAGCTGCAAAGATCGAA atatcagaaaaaaaaactataatTGTCATGACTTcagcaaatataaatgatcaTAACCCTTCTGgtaaagaatataaaaacgcAATAATAGAAAGCGCAAATTCATTCAAAATTGACATTGATTCTGAAGATGATATTCGACGtggaaaattaaaaaaaacgttTGTTAACATAGCTGGATAcataattgaaaaaaaattaggaTATGTTGATGTCACCTATGTCGAATCT aTTGATGGACATTCTCCCACTCACCTAAAACGTGTTATTATGAAGGGTTTATCTTGTTTTTTCcctattaattaa
- a CDS encoding lysophospholipase, putative yields MVMEDGELNNDKLRNTKCNLDGDPKIGWLRNKNGLLLKTYAWIVQNPIGNVLLIHGFKVHTRLIFMRKNLKMSNNNEGLVIDNNNRYIYKDSWIEKFNQNGYSVYALDLQGHGESQSFGKIRGDFSCFDDLVDDVFQYMNQIQGETPSDNKKGDEPHNIVTTKKKKLPMYIVGYSIGGNIALRILMLLEKEKEDRTKARNSNNYKNSNTRLSNSTNINDIDNGMYDMNNSNNYGFDKSCSSISAATNAIASDNHEECYDSFDKFNIKGCVSLSGMIRIKSVLDPGNISFKYFYLPLADFLAYVLPNPRILSESRYKKPGHFANMCKHYIFRNINGKKYKTMSEFIKATVKMDRNINYIPKDIPLLFVHSKDDSICSYEWTVSFYNKLNVNDKELHVVDGMNHDTTIKPGNEEILKKIIDWICNLRTNDENK; encoded by the coding sequence ATGGTGATGGAAGACGGTGAATTGAATAATGACAAATTAAGAAATACAAAATGCAATTTAGATGGTGATCCTAAGATTGGTTGGTTacgtaataaaaatggtttacttttaaaaacatacGCGTGGATAGTTCAAAACCCTATAGGAAATGTATTGTTAATACATGGATTCAAAGTTCATACTcgattaatttttatgagaaaaaatttaaaaatgtcaAATAACAATGAAGGATTAGTAATAGACAATAATAATCgctatatttataaggATAGTTGGattgaaaaatttaatcaAAATGGTTATTCAGTATACGCGTTAGATTTACAAGGGCATGGCGAATCACAATCATTTGGAAAAATAAGAGGCGATTTTAGTTGTTTTGATGATTTAGTTGATGATGTATTCCAATATATGAATCAAATTCAAGGTGAAACCCCaagtgataataaaaagggtGATGAACCCCATAATATAGTAAcaactaaaaaaaagaagctTCCTATGTATATTGTTGGGTATTCGATTGGAGGAAATATTGCTTTAAGAATATTAATGTTATTagagaaagaaaaagaagacAGAACTAAGGCGCGAAATTCAAataactataaaaatagtaacaCCAGGCTAAGCAATTCTActaatattaatgatatTGACAATGGTATGTATGATAtgaataattcaaataattatggTTTCGATAAATCATGTTCTAGTATCTCTGCTGCGACAAATGCTATTGCTAGTGATAATCATGAAGAATGTTATGATAGTTTCGATAAATTCAATATTAAAGGCTGCGTATCTTTGTCTGGTATGATAAGAATAAAATCAGTATTGGATCCtggaaatatatcatttaagtatttttatttgcctTTAGCAGACTTCCTGGCTTATGTCTTACCTAATCCACGAATTTTGTCAGAATCACGTTATAAAAAGCCCGGACATTTTGCTAATATGTGtaaacattatatatttcgaaatattaatggaaaaaaatataaaactatgtctgaatttataaaagcAACGGTAAAAATGGATcgtaatattaattatataccaAAAGATAttcctttattatttgtgcATTCAAAAGATGATAGTATTTGTTCTTATGAATGGACAGTTTcgttttataataaattaaatgttAATGATAAGGAATTACATGTTGTTGATGGTATGAATCATGATACAACGATAAAACCAGGAAATGaagaaattttaaaaaaaattattgatTGGATTTGTAATTTAAGAACGAATGATGAAAACAAATAA